The DNA window CACTTTGCACGACCCACAGCGAGTCGGTGTCGATGCGCCCCCGCAGCTTCAAGGTGACCGTCGGAGAGAGCTGCCAGGTGCGCCGCCAGATAGGGTCGGTTGCGGGTGCTTTGGCTGCGCTGCTCGCCGCGGTCGGCGAGGATGCCGATTGCAACTCGACCGCCCTGCAGATCCGGCAAGCTACTGGGCCGGGCGACATGCCGCAGACCGCCAACAGCAGAATCGCAAGCAGCCAAGCGCGCGACATGAGCCCAATGCGACCAGGGTTACGACCGTTCCGGCAATGTCAACGATTCCGGGTCACTGAGATTCATCGGGCCGGTCAGCCGCGGAGCACGCTGGCAAGCAGGAGACACGGCCCATTCGGCGGGGCGAGCCCTCGCTGTCTGTTCCGCCTATGCGGCCTGCGGCGAGTTTGCGGAGAAGCCGGCGGCCAACCGTGTGCCCAGAGCACACCGTGACCGGCCGCGGAGGCAGCGGCTATTTCACCAGCCGCCAGCCCTGCCCGTCGACTTCCAGGGCCGTGTGCCCCCGGTATCGGTCGTAGGTGGCGTTCATCGCGTCGAGATCGTCGAAGAAGCCGACGACGTGTGCCGCGCTGAACGATTGCCCCGCGCGAATCGGCCGGCCGTACACTTCTTCGATCATCACGATGATGCCGCCGGGGCGTTGGCTGCACCACGCCTCGTAAACGATCTCCGGATCGAGCGTGAGCCCGGCGAGCCACGGCCCATCGCGCCCCGTTTGCGGATCGCGCAGATGATACGCGCGGATGAACCGCTCGGGCGTGTGGTGCGTGTCGCGGCGATAGCCGAATTTCAGATCGGGCGGAAACGGCGCGAAGAATTCGCTGGCCGGGATATGCACGCCTTGCGGCCCGCTCAGGTAGCTGAGGTACATCTCGCTGAACGTATCGCCGCGCTCGTGGCGCACGCAGCCGGGCGTGTCGTTGCGAAGAAACAATTCTTCGGCGTCGTTCACCGAGTCGATCTTGTCCATCAAGACAAAGAACCGCTGCCCGCGCGGAAAGACGATGAGCTGCGTCCATTGCGATCCCGCCTTGCGGCCGGGGGCGGCGTACTCGAACTTGTAGCGCGTCCGCACGGCCACGTAATCGGCGCCACGGATCACCTCGGGCTCGACCGGTTTCATGCGGTGGCAAAGCTGCGGGCCTTCCACCATCCGCTTGCGGTGGCTGCTGCCGTGCGCCATCAGTGCATATTCGCGCCGCGCCGGGTCAGTCTCGTTTTCGTACCAGGTGTAACGGCCCACGCCGTTGCCGTCGGGCGCGAACACCTGCTCGGCCCATTCGGCGTCGCTGCCGGGCTCCATGAGCCAGTCGATGACCATCAGTCCGTCGCCCACCTCGCGAAACCCGGTGGCCTTGTCGAGAAACGAACCCTTCTCGATCCCGGTCATCCAATGCTTGGGATTGCGCTTGGGAATGACGGCTTCGAGCTGCTCGGTCTCGATCTTGATGGCCCGTTCGTCCTCGGTCACTTGGGCCCAGTCGGCGGCCACGCCCGCCGTCGTGTGCCCGACGACCAACGCTGTCAGCAGCACGCCCAGCGAAGCGTTCCCAAGACGTCGATTGATGTTCACGTCTGCACTCCTGAAGTACGATCCGGCCAGCGCGGCCGGGTCAGTTCGTCGCTGCGCTCGCCGTGCCTTCGGGCGCGGGGTCCAGGGCATTGCAGGCGGCCAGCGCCATGACGGCCATCGCCGTGCCTGCGTGGGTGATGTAGTGCTTACCGTCGGCCCAGGCCGATCGCGTAAACCAGCGTCCACTGGCCCGCTGATTCTGACGAAGCCAGTCGACGCCGCGCACCAGGCGTGGATCGTTGGCGGCCACCCCGGCAACACGCGCGAGATAGACAACCAGTCCGGTCGCATAGCCGTCGCTATGTTCGAGGTCCTGTGGCGAGCTGTCGGAGCGATCCCAATTGCCCAAGCTGGCAAACACCCAGCCTCCGTCAGGTCGCTGCAAGGCGAGCAACTCGTCGAGCACGGCCTGCTGTTCATCGGCCGTGAGAATGCCGTCCACCTTGGCCGAGGCCCACAGCAGCATCGCGCGGTGGTGTAGCATCGTCGGCGGGTGCTCGCGGAAATAGGCCCGCAGCTTGTCTAGATTTGCGACAACGGCCGCTTCGCGCGCGTAGCCCTCGGGCGCCCAACCGGCCGCCAAGGCGGCCATCGTGGCACCAAAGTGTTCGTCCGATTCCATCGGCGGCCAGTTGCAACTGATCCAGTCGAAGCCGCCGTCGGCACGCTGCACTTCCCACATCCGATCCAGGGCCAAGCGCGTCGTGGGGTGCAGCTTGCCCGTCGTGGCGGCGTCGTGCGAGGCCAGCACCGCGGCCGTCATCACCACTTCGGCGTCCCAGCGCGGCCCCTTGTCGGGCCAACGCTCGGTGACGATCTGCTCGGCAAACGTCCGCACGGCCGCCTCGGCCGGGGAACGGGTCGGCATTTGGGGCCGGGCCAGCAAGTACAGGTAGTTCGTGTGGCAGGTCATGCACTTGCGCTGCTCTTGCCAATGGAGCGAGGCGTTGTCGAGAAACTGGGCGGCCCGAGCCACCGAAAAGCTTCCCAGCGGCTCATCGGCCGTGTTCGGCCCGGGATCGGTGACGGCTGGCAAAGCGGGCTCGTCCGCCAGGCTTGTTGCAGTGAAGCCGGGCGGGCCGACAGCAGGCCCAGACCGGCGACCACGAACGCGAAGACCGCGCGAAGCGGTTGCGACAACGGCAGCGTCATGACGACCTCACCTTGGCTTGGGACTTAGACCAGCGTGAATGCCGGCAACCGTACGATCTCGCCGCCCTTGAGGGCCGATTCGTGAGCGCAGATTCCCACGCAGGTCCAGTTGGCCGATTGCACGGCGTTGGGCCACGGGTCGCGGTCTTCGAGCAGTGCGCTGACGAACTCGTGGACGAGATGCGGATGCGAGCCACCGTGGCCGCCACCCTGGATGAACGACAGGTGATCGGCGTCCTGGATCGAGCGCGTGAATTTCTGGATCGGCTCCGGCAGCCGATGGGCAAAGTCGGGCACCTCGACCTTCGAGGCGATTTCCGGTTCGGGCTTCTTGGCCGTGTGCAGGACGTGCGGCTCGCCCTCGACGAGCGTCCACTCGAAGCTCTGCTTCGTGCCGTACACGTCGAAGCTCTCGCGGTATTGGCGCGCCACATCGTAGAGAAACCGCCAGATGTGGGCCGTGACGTCGCTGTCCTTGATCTTGATGTGGCACGACTCGACGGCGAAGCGGTTGCCCGACTTCTGCTGAATGTCTTCGCGCACGGTGCCCGAGCCGAAGCAGCTCACGTACTCGGCCCGCGCGTCGAGCAGGCCCAGGCAGGGGCTGACCACGTGCGTGGCGTAATGCATGGGGATCATCCGTTCCCAGTAGGCCGGCCAGCCGTCCATGTCCTGCGGGTGCGAGGCGGCCAGGTGCTGGATCTTGCCCAACTCGCCGCGGTCGTACAGGTCCTTGATGAACAGAAACTCGCGGCTGTAAACGACCGTCTCGGCCATCATGTACTTGAGGCCCGTCGCGCGAACCTTGGCGACGATTTGTTCACACTCGGCCACCGTCGTGGCCATCGGCACGGTGCACATGACGTGCTTGCCGGCGTCGAGCGCGGCCAGCGACATGGCCGCATGGTCCGGAATCGGGCTGTTGATGTGTACGAAGTCGACGTCCGGGTCCTTCAGGACGTCTTCGTAGCGGGAGTATCGGCGCTCGATGCCGAACCGCTCGCCGATCTCGCGCATATGCGCCTCGTTCCGCTGGCAAACCGCATACATGTTGGCCTGCGGATGCGCCTGGTAAATCGGGATAAACTCAGCCCCGAAGCCCAGGCCGATGATGGCGACATTGACGGATTGTTTTTGCTTGCTCATGGCGACCGGATGCTCTGTTCGTCGTTGCCCAAGGCCCCTTATTCGTTTCCGCAAGGGGGCACTATAACGCCTCGCCGCGCGCCGTTCACCTGGTCAAGGTGCACGGCCCGAGTCGCGCCATTCCTTCCGCGCGCCTTCGATGCGCAGCGGGCCGGCAACTTCTTGACCGTCGCGCAGCACCATGTAAGCGTCGGCCCCTGCCACGCTGTCCCAGGCCAAGGTCGCCAGTCCCCGGCTTGCCACCGCCGGCGAAGCCGCGGACCGCAGACCTTGGGCGCCGACGGCGATTAATGCATAACGATGCGGGTCGGTCCCGTCGGTGCGGACGATCTGCGGAGCGGCCGGCACGGGAAGTGGCATTTCCTGCACGCGGCCGCCCCAGAGCTCGAGCACCTCGTCGGCCGAGGGCAGCCCTCCGCCGCCGTATCCGCCGCCGCCGAGCGACATCATGCCCTGCCCGATCAAGGCATCGGTCAGTGGCTCGCTGTGTCCGGGTCGAAAAGTCTGCACGCGAAATCGACCGGGATGCGTGGCGCCGTTCCATTGCTCGCGCGGGACTTCGGACAGCTCGACGCCTTCGCCCTGAATGATGGTCGTTTGTCGCCACGCGTCGTCGAGCCAGACGTTCCACGAGATGTGACCCGGCGCGCGGCGCAGCGAGCCGTCGCGCTCCAGGGCGTGAAACCGGTCGTCGAACGGATCGTCGATTTCGCCCTTGATCAGCCGGCTGCGCACCCAGAGCCCGCCGGGGCCGTCGTGGAGCGCCCGGGCATACAGGCCGCGTGGAATCTGTTGGCGCTCGTAGCCCGACTCCCAGGGCTGCTCGGTGTCGGAAACGATCAGCTCGTGTCGCACGACCAGCCGATCGACCACGAGTTCCCGGGGCGCCACCGCATCGCCGGGCGCCAGCTTCAGCAGGCCATAGGTCGCCATCACGGAAAGCGCAACGGTAAGTAGGCGGTCGGACATGGCAATACTCTCCCTGGTTAGCTGCGACAGAACGCAGACTACCATGGGAGGCTAGCCGGACTGAACTCGATCAGGTAGACCGTGGCCAAAATAGGGAGGCACCGCTTGAACTTTTCTAGGAAGCGTTCTTCAGAATTGGCCAGAACCTGTTTTTCGCTGTTCCAGCGGGCGAAGGAGGATCCGGTCGCCATGATGCACGCGAGGGTTTTGCTCACCGCTGGAATCGCGAATGATCGCGTTGAGTGTAAGAACGATTTGATTGGCGACCCCAACCGGCGCTCGGCCGATGTACTCGACAACCGCGCCCTCCGACAATAACGCGCTAATTCCTGCGTCCTGGTCCGTCAACATATCCAGCACCGTCTCGCCACCGTGTAGCGGACGACGTTTCACAGTGCCCGGTTGAT is part of the Pirellulales bacterium genome and encodes:
- a CDS encoding squalene--hopene cyclase produces the protein MPAVTDPGPNTADEPLGSFSVARAAQFLDNASLHWQEQRKCMTCHTNYLYLLARPQMPTRSPAEAAVRTFAEQIVTERWPDKGPRWDAEVVMTAAVLASHDAATTGKLHPTTRLALDRMWEVQRADGGFDWISCNWPPMESDEHFGATMAALAAGWAPEGYAREAAVVANLDKLRAYFREHPPTMLHHRAMLLWASAKVDGILTADEQQAVLDELLALQRPDGGWVFASLGNWDRSDSSPQDLEHSDGYATGLVVYLARVAGVAANDPRLVRGVDWLRQNQRASGRWFTRSAWADGKHYITHAGTAMAVMALAACNALDPAPEGTASAATN
- a CDS encoding Gfo/Idh/MocA family oxidoreductase yields the protein MSKQKQSVNVAIIGLGFGAEFIPIYQAHPQANMYAVCQRNEAHMREIGERFGIERRYSRYEDVLKDPDVDFVHINSPIPDHAAMSLAALDAGKHVMCTVPMATTVAECEQIVAKVRATGLKYMMAETVVYSREFLFIKDLYDRGELGKIQHLAASHPQDMDGWPAYWERMIPMHYATHVVSPCLGLLDARAEYVSCFGSGTVREDIQQKSGNRFAVESCHIKIKDSDVTAHIWRFLYDVARQYRESFDVYGTKQSFEWTLVEGEPHVLHTAKKPEPEIASKVEVPDFAHRLPEPIQKFTRSIQDADHLSFIQGGGHGGSHPHLVHEFVSALLEDRDPWPNAVQSANWTCVGICAHESALKGGEIVRLPAFTLV